A window of the Zonotrichia leucophrys gambelii isolate GWCS_2022_RI chromosome 18, RI_Zleu_2.0, whole genome shotgun sequence genome harbors these coding sequences:
- the NDEL1 gene encoding nuclear distribution protein nudE-like 1 isoform X1, which produces MESLGSLFKVVLIMDSEEIPTFSSPEEETAYWKELSLKYKQSFQEAREELAEFQEGSRELEAELEAQLVQAEQRNRDLQADNQRLKYEVETLKEKLEHQYAQSYKQVSLLEDDLSQTRAIKDQLHKYVRELEQANDDLERAKRATIVSLEDFEQRLNQAIERNAFLESELDDKESLLVSVQRLKDEARDLRQELAVRERQQEVTRKSAPSSPTLDCEKMDSAVQASLSLPATPVGKGSENSFPSPKAIPNGFGTSPLTPSARISALNIVGDLLRKVGALESKLAACRNFAKDQASRKSYISGNVSSAMLSSNGTKYPHPGHTSFFDKGAVNGFDQGPPGLGGSRPSSAPGMLPLSV; this is translated from the exons ATGGAGAGCCTGGGGAGCTTGTTTAAG GTCGTGTTGATCATGgacagtgaagaaattcctaCTTTCTCGAGTCCAGAGGAGGAAACTGCATATTGGAAAGAACTTTCCTTGAAGTACAAGCAAAG CTTCCAGGAGGCTCGTGAAGAGCTGGCTGAGTTCcaggagggaagcagggaattAGAGGCTGAGTTGGAGGCACAGCTAGTACAAGCTGAGCAGAGGAACAGAGATTTGCAAGCAGATAACCAAAGACTGAAATATGAAGTGGAAACATTAAAG GAGAAACTGGAGCACCAGTATGCCCAGAGTTACAAGCAGGTGTCGTTGTTGGAGGATGACCTGAGCCAGACAAGGGCCATCAAAGACCAGCTGCACAAGTAtgtgagggagctggagcaggccaACGATGACCTGGAACGTGCCAAGAG GGCAACAATAGTTTCATTGGAAGACTTTGAACAAAGGCTGAACCAAGCTATTgagagaaatgcatttttagaaAGTGAACTGGATGACAAGGAGTCATTGCTGGTCTCTGTACAGAGATTAAAGGATGAAGCAAGAG ACCTGCggcaggagctggctgtgagggaaaggcagcaggaggtgaCACGGAaatcagctcccagctcccccacTCTGGACTGTGAGAAGATGGACTCAGCTGTCCAGGCCTCTCTCTCCTTGCCAGCCACACCCGTTGGAAAAGGATCAGAAAATagttttccttccccaaaag CTATACCAAATGGGTTTGGAACCAGCCCACTCACTCCTTCAGCTCGAATATCTGCACTCAACATCGTGGGAGATCTGCTACGCAAAGTGGGG GCCTTAGAATCCAAATTAGCTGCTTGCAGAAACTTTGCAAAGGACCAGGCATCACGGAAATCCTACATTTCAGGGAACGTCAGCAGCGCCATGCTGAGCAGCAACGGCACCAAGTACCCACACCCAGGGCACACGTCCTTCTTTGACAAGGG ggcagtgaaTGGCTTTGACCAAggcccccctggcctggggggCTCCCGCCCGTCCTCGGCACCGGGAATGCTCCCCCTGAGCGTATGA
- the NDEL1 gene encoding nuclear distribution protein nudE-like 1 isoform X2, whose amino-acid sequence MDSEEIPTFSSPEEETAYWKELSLKYKQSFQEAREELAEFQEGSRELEAELEAQLVQAEQRNRDLQADNQRLKYEVETLKEKLEHQYAQSYKQVSLLEDDLSQTRAIKDQLHKYVRELEQANDDLERAKRATIVSLEDFEQRLNQAIERNAFLESELDDKESLLVSVQRLKDEARDLRQELAVRERQQEVTRKSAPSSPTLDCEKMDSAVQASLSLPATPVGKGSENSFPSPKAIPNGFGTSPLTPSARISALNIVGDLLRKVGALESKLAACRNFAKDQASRKSYISGNVSSAMLSSNGTKYPHPGHTSFFDKGAVNGFDQGPPGLGGSRPSSAPGMLPLSV is encoded by the exons ATGgacagtgaagaaattcctaCTTTCTCGAGTCCAGAGGAGGAAACTGCATATTGGAAAGAACTTTCCTTGAAGTACAAGCAAAG CTTCCAGGAGGCTCGTGAAGAGCTGGCTGAGTTCcaggagggaagcagggaattAGAGGCTGAGTTGGAGGCACAGCTAGTACAAGCTGAGCAGAGGAACAGAGATTTGCAAGCAGATAACCAAAGACTGAAATATGAAGTGGAAACATTAAAG GAGAAACTGGAGCACCAGTATGCCCAGAGTTACAAGCAGGTGTCGTTGTTGGAGGATGACCTGAGCCAGACAAGGGCCATCAAAGACCAGCTGCACAAGTAtgtgagggagctggagcaggccaACGATGACCTGGAACGTGCCAAGAG GGCAACAATAGTTTCATTGGAAGACTTTGAACAAAGGCTGAACCAAGCTATTgagagaaatgcatttttagaaAGTGAACTGGATGACAAGGAGTCATTGCTGGTCTCTGTACAGAGATTAAAGGATGAAGCAAGAG ACCTGCggcaggagctggctgtgagggaaaggcagcaggaggtgaCACGGAaatcagctcccagctcccccacTCTGGACTGTGAGAAGATGGACTCAGCTGTCCAGGCCTCTCTCTCCTTGCCAGCCACACCCGTTGGAAAAGGATCAGAAAATagttttccttccccaaaag CTATACCAAATGGGTTTGGAACCAGCCCACTCACTCCTTCAGCTCGAATATCTGCACTCAACATCGTGGGAGATCTGCTACGCAAAGTGGGG GCCTTAGAATCCAAATTAGCTGCTTGCAGAAACTTTGCAAAGGACCAGGCATCACGGAAATCCTACATTTCAGGGAACGTCAGCAGCGCCATGCTGAGCAGCAACGGCACCAAGTACCCACACCCAGGGCACACGTCCTTCTTTGACAAGGG ggcagtgaaTGGCTTTGACCAAggcccccctggcctggggggCTCCCGCCCGTCCTCGGCACCGGGAATGCTCCCCCTGAGCGTATGA